Below is a genomic region from Streptomyces roseoviridis.
CCTGGTCCTGTACCACTTCGAGACGAAGGAACAGCTGGTCGCGGCGGCCTTCGCGCACGCGGCCGAGGAGGACCTGGCCCGGCTGCGCACCCTGCTCGGCCGGCGGACCAGCGCGGTACGGCGCTTGCGGGCGGCGGTCCGCTGGTACGCCCCGACCGGGCAGGCCAAGGGCTGGCGCCTGTGGATCGAGAGCTGGGCGGCCGCCCTGCGCGAACCGGCACTGCGTGAGGTCGCCGGCTCCCTGGACCAGGCGTGGAAGACCGAGCTCGCCTCGGTGATCGCCGAGGGCGCGGCGGCCGGCGAGTTCACCTGCCCCGATCCGACCGCCGCGGCCTGGCGCCTCACCGCCTTCCTCGACGGCCTCGCCGTCCAGATGACCTCCTACCCCGGCGCCCTCCCCCGCGCCACGATGCTCCAATGGGCGGACGCGGCCCTCGCCCGCGAACTGGGCCTGCCGTCGGTCGCCGACGGCCGGACACGGGGGCCGGAGGGCGGTGCGGGTACGTAGGGGCTCCGACCGCACCGGGCCCCGACCGCACCCGGGCCGGAGGGCGGCACGGACGCACTGCGCCCGCGGACCGGAGCGACGGACCGCGCGGACCGGGCGACGACGGAGCGGCCGGCGACGCGCGGGTCCAGGCAGCCGATCCCGCCCCACGAGCACCGGGGGCCGCTCCGCTCCCGCGCCTCCGAACGCCCGGCGGTCACACCAGTTCGTAGACCGCCGTGACCGAGACGTGTTCCTCGATCTCGCCGGGGGCCAGCGGGACGCCCTCGCCGCCGTCGGCCGGGGCGCTGGGAACGGCTCCCGGAGCGGGGCGGACGCTCTCGCCCTCGGTGAGGGAGACCAGGCGCCCGAGCCGGTGCCCGCTGAGCCGGGCGTGCTGCGCGGCCTTGTCGTGGGCGTCGCGGTGGGCCGCCTCGCGGGCCCTGGCGCGCAGGCCGGTGGGGTCGGCGACGTCGAACACGACGCCGTTGACGCGGCCGGCGTCCCCCGTGGCGTCGCTGACGGCGCTGACGATCTGCCCGGTCCTGTCGATGTCGCGGACCTTCACGGAGAAGCTCTGTCCGGCCTGGTAGCCGGTCACCTTGCTCTCGCCCCCGCCGGACTGCGCGTACACCGGCGACAGGGACAGGCTCTCGGTGCGGATGTCCCGGTCGGCGACGCCCTGCTCGCGCAGCGCGGCGAGGAGCGCCTTGGCCGCCGCGCTCTGGGCGGCCATCGCCTCCTTGGCGGTCTTGCGGGTCGCCTCGACGCCGACCGAGACCACGGCCACGTCGGGCGCGGCGGCGGCCCGGCCGCTGCCGCTGACCGTCACGGTCGCCTGCGTGGCGGGCCGTACGGCGGCGGCCGCCGCGACGGTACCGGGGGCGGCGGCGAGCGCGGGCGCGGCGCCGGCGAGCAGCAGCCCCCCGAGCGCGGCGCCCACGGCGAGGGCGAGGGCCGGGGTACGGGCTCCGGTGGGGTGACGGGACGTCATGGGCGGTCCTTTCGGCAGTGGTTGCCGCGGCGGCTGCCGTGGTGCGGCGCGCACATCCCACCAGCCGCTCCCGGCGGCGCCCCCGCGCCACTCCTGGGCGGGCCCGATCCTTCACCTCTCCGTACCACCGGCGCCGTGGCGCGGCCCGGGGCCGCGCCCCCACCGCCTGGCGAGCGCCGGTGGCCTACAGGGGCATCAGGTCCGGACGCTTGGCCGCGACGTGGTCGCCGGAGCTCTCGCCGCGCAGGCGGCGCCCGATCCAGGGGACGAGGTACTCCCGCGCCCAGTGGATGTCGTCCTTGCGGACCTCCAGGGTGCCGCGCGCGGGCAGGGGCGGCCAGGGCTGCTCCGGGTCGGCCGGTACGGGCAGGCCGAGGACCTGGGCGGCGCGCATCGCGACGCGGGTGTGGCCCTCGGGTGACAGGTGGAGCCGGTCCTCGTCCCAGGCGCGGCGGTCCTGGACGGACCGGAGCGACCACAGGTCGAGGACGGGGCAGCCGTAGCGGTCGGCGATGGCCCGGACGTGCCCGTTGTACGTGGCGATCTTGCCGCGCAGGTGCTTGAGCAGGGGCACGTCGCGGGTGTCGAAGCCGGTCGTCACCATGACCGTGCCGACGGCGGACGTCAGGTCGGCGACGGCCCGCTCGAAGCGCTCGGCGACGTCGTCGGGGTCGGTGCCGGGGCGGATGATGTCGTTGCCGCCGGCGCAGAAGGTCACGAGGTCGGGGGCGAGTTCCTTGGCCCGCGGGACCTGTTCGACGACGATCTGGTCGAGGAGGCGTCCCCGTACCGCCAGGTTGGCGTAGCGGAAGTCGTGCTCCGGCAGCTGGTCGGCGAGGAGGACCGCGAACCGGTCCGCCCAGCCGACGAAGGTCCCGTCGGGCCCGGGGTCTCCGACGCCCTCGGTGAAGCTGTCACCGATCGCCGCGTACGACCCGAATGCGTTCATGTCTCTTGATGTCGAATCGTCTGCCACGGGAGCACATCATTCCCCTCCGGTTGTGACCTACGCGACCGTAAGGAGGGGTTGACGGTGGGTGACATATGCCACCGATAAAGATTGTCCCAAGCCGGAATACGCCGGGGCCCGGCACGTGGTGTGCCGGGCCCCGGGCGGACGCGCTGTCGGACGGTGTGTCAGATGCCCACGCCGTGCTGGCGGAGGTAGGCCAGCGGGTCGATGTCGGAGCCGTAGCCCGGACCCGTGCGGATCTCGAAGTGCAGGTGCGGGCCGGAGGAGTTGCCGGTCGAGCCGGACAGGCCGATCTGCTGGCCGCCGCTCACGGACTGGCCGGCGGAGACGGACAGCGAGGAGAGGTGGGCGTACTGCGAGTAGGTGCCGTCGGCGTGCCGGATGACGACCTCGTTGCCGTAGGCGCCGCTCCAGCCGGCCGAGTGGACGGTGCCGGCGCCGACCGCGCGGACGCTGGTGCCGGAGGAGGCGATGAAGTCGACACCGGTGTGGTAGCCGGAGGACCACATCGAGCCGGAGGCGCGGTACGGGGTGGAGACGCCGCCGCCGACGGGGGCGACCCAGCCGGAGGAGGAGGCCGCACCCGACGACGAGGAGGAGGAGGACGACGACGAGGCGGCCGTGGACGCGGAGGAGCCCGCGTCCGAGGAGCGCTCGGCGGCACGGGAGGCGCGCTGCTGGTCGCCGGAGGACTTGGCGGCGCTCTTGGCCTTGGGCGCGGCCTTGGCGGGGGCCTTGGGCGCGGCGGCCGGGGCCTTGGCGGTGGACGTGCCGCCGAGGGTGAGCTCCATGCCGGGCAGGATCAGCGAGGGGTTCTGGCCGATCACCTGACGGTTGTCGCGGTAGAGCTTCTGCCAGCCGCCGGCGAGGTCGTGCTCGTCGGCGATCTTGGACAGGTAGTCGCCGCGCACGACGGTGTACGTCGTGGGGGCGGCCTTCTTGCCGGCGGTCGCCGCGGCCGGGGCCTTGGCGGGGGCCGCGGCGGCGACGGCCTGCTGCGGAGCGGCGGCCGGGGCGGCCTGCTCGGCGGCGTGCGCGCCGGTGGCGCCGATGAGCGGGAGGGCGACGACGGCGCCTCCGGCGCCGGCGGCCACGAATCCACGGGTGATCGGGTTGGCCTTGGGACGGCGGTGCTTACCCTTCGCGGGCATGGCGAATTCCTCTCCGTCGCCTGCGAGGTGAGCTGTCGGGTTCGGACTGGAGATGTCCGGCCGCGCGGTCGCGCGGCTTCACCCCGAGCCGTCCTTCATCGAGGGATCGGCGTACTACCTGGGTCCCCCGCTCCTGCCTGGTACGGGTGGGTGCGGATTCCGGTCGGCGGCAGGATTCGGCGGTCCGTCCGGATTGAGCGCGACGCTAGACGAGGGGAGCCGACGGGAACAAGCCACTGTTTTCGCCGGAGTCGTGATCCCGGGAAATCCGACCGGAATTCCGGTCACCCTCCGTCGATGACGGCCCCTCGATTTCCCTTTCCACAAGGGAATTTGGAAAAGACGATCAGGCACGGTCCGTCACGTTTATGACGCTGCTCACGCCCGCTTCCCCATCTCCCCTGCAACCAGGGCGCGTTATACCTAAACCCTCAATTCGGACAGAACACCCATTCCTGCCCGAGGGGGTGCGTGCGAGGTCTCCCACCTGGATGATTGCCCCGAGAACCGATCTCGAGACCAGGAGCAACCGTGACGCAAGCGACGACCGAGCCCGAGCTCACCGGCGTACGCAACTTCCGCGATGTGGGCGGACTGCCGACCGTGGACGGCCGGACCGTGCGCCACGGAAGGCTCTTCCGCAGCGGACACCTGGCGCACGCCACCGCCGAGGACGCCGCCTTCCTCGCGGGCCTGGGGCTGCACACGGTCTTCGACTTCCGCAACGAGGCGGACCGGCGCGTGGAGGGGCCCGACGTGGAGCTCCCGGGCGTGCGGAACGTGAACATACCGCTGAGCGACCCCGCCGACGGCAAGGAGTTCTGGGCGCTCGTCCGCTCGGGCGACCTCGGTCAGCTGCGCGAGCTGCTCGGCGACGGCAAGGCCGCCGCCCGGATGTCCGGTTCGTACCGGAAGATCATGGTCGAGCGGACCGCCGAGCACAGCCGGATCCTGCACGCGATGGCGGAGGACAGCGTCCCCGCGCTGATGCACTGTGCCGCCGGCAAGGACCGGGCCGGCCTGTCGATCGCGGTCTCGCTGCTGGCCGTGGGCGTCGAGCGGGACGCGATCGAGGAGGACTACCTGAAGTCGAACGCGCCGCACCGCCGCTACAAGGTGCAGCGCAGCTCCACCGCCCCGGACGCCATGTCGCCGGAGGTGATGGAGCTGCTGAGCCCGCTGTTCGACGCGCGGGCGGAGTACCTGCGGGCGGCCTTCGAGACGATCGACGCGACCTGGGGCTCGGTGGACGCCTACCTCACCCAGGGGCTGCGGCTCTCCCCGGAGACCCGGGAACTGCTGCGCGAGCGGCTGCTCGACCAGGCGTGAGGACGGGCTGCCGGGCCTACTGGTTCTGGCCGCCCAGCATGAAGAGCAGATAGAGGAAGCCGGCGAAGAGGTGCCCGGCGACCAGGTAGGCGAAGAGGCGGAGCACCAGCCCCTTGGGGAACTTGCCGGCGCCGCGCTCCTCGCCGGTGACCGGTACGGACTTCTCGGACATGACGGTACCTTTCGGGATGTCAGCGGCGGTGCGGGGTCCCGTCACCGAGGCACAGCTCGGCGGCGGGGCTCTGCATCAGGGTGTGGACGAACAGCAGCTCCGCCCCCGCGCGGGTGGCGGCGCCGATCCGGTGCGGGGTGAGCGAGTCGAAGTGCGCGCTGTCCCCGGGGTCGAGGACGTGGACCGCCTCGCCGAGCGCGAGCCGCACCCGGCCCTCCAGGACGTGGATCCACTCCTCGCCGGGATGGACCCGCACGATGTCCTCGCGCGTGGCGTACGGCACGTGCACCCGCAGGCACTGCAGCGCGCGCCCGGCTCCGCCCGCCTGGCGGTAGATCCAGCCGTCGGCCTCGACCGGTTCCGAGCGCCCGCCGCGGACGACGGGATCGCGCTCGGGCGGCACCTCGCCGAGGAGCTCGGACACCGTCGTACCGTAGATGCGGGCCAGGGCGAGCAGCATCGGCAGCGAGGGCTGGCGGTGGCCCGTCTCGAGCCGGGACAGGTGGGCGGGCGAGAGGCCGGCCCGCCGGGCGGCGGCCTCCAGGGTCAGCCCCCGGCGCCGGCGCAGCTCCCGCAGCCGCGGGGCGACGTCGGGCAGCGCGTCGGGAGCGGGACGGGCGACGTGGGGGGCACTGTCCCCGGGGACGTGGTCCATGCGTCCATTGCGCCAGGATCCTGCCTCTGAGGCAACTTTCTTGCCTCAGAGACAAGCCCTGCACGTCCCCGGCCGGGCGGCCGGGACGCTAGCGCTGCGCGACCGCCTGCTTGACCAGCGTCTTCCCGAAGTCCCACATCAGGCCGCCGCCCCCGTGGGCGTCGTCCATCACCGCCGTGAAGGCCGTCACGAAGCGGTCCACGTCCGCCGCGTCGATGATCAGCGGCGGGATCAGCTTGATGACCTCCAGGTGGTCGCCCGAGACCTGGGTCAGGATGCGGTGGCGCTGGAGCAGCGGCACCACGACCATCTGGGCGAAGAGTCCCTTGCGGGCCGCCTGGAGCATCGTCCAGCGGCTGCGCAGCGCCAGCGAGGACGGACGGCCGAACTCGATACCGATCATCAGGCCGCGACCGCGGATCTCGTGCAGCAGCTCGTAGCGCGGCACGAGCTCGCGCAGCCGGCCGGCGAGCAGGTCGCCGATCCGGCGGACGTGCGCCACCGTGCCCTCGGTCTCCATCACCGAGAGCACGGCCAGGCCCGCCGCCATGGCCTGCGCGTTCGACCCGAAGCTGGCCGAGTGGACGAGCACCCGGTCCATGGACGAGTAGACCTTCTTGAAGATCCAGTCCTTGCCGAGGGTGGCGCCGACCGGCACGTAGCCGCCGGAGAGGGCCTTGGCGACGCAGACCAGGTCCGGCTCGACGCCCTCCTCGTGTTGGTACGCGTAGAAGTCGCCGGTCCGGCCGAGGCCGGTCTGCACCTCGTCGGCGATCAGCAGGGCGCCGTGCCGGTGGAGGAGTTCCTGGGCGGCGCGCAGGAAGCCGGGCGGGGCCTCGTGGACGCCCTTGCCCTGGACGGGTTCGACG
It encodes:
- a CDS encoding LysM peptidoglycan-binding domain-containing M23 family metallopeptidase; translated protein: MPAKGKHRRPKANPITRGFVAAGAGGAVVALPLIGATGAHAAEQAAPAAAPQQAVAAAAPAKAPAAATAGKKAAPTTYTVVRGDYLSKIADEHDLAGGWQKLYRDNRQVIGQNPSLILPGMELTLGGTSTAKAPAAAPKAPAKAAPKAKSAAKSSGDQQRASRAAERSSDAGSSASTAASSSSSSSSSSGAASSSGWVAPVGGGVSTPYRASGSMWSSGYHTGVDFIASSGTSVRAVGAGTVHSAGWSGAYGNEVVIRHADGTYSQYAHLSSLSVSAGQSVSGGQQIGLSGSTGNSSGPHLHFEIRTGPGYGSDIDPLAYLRQHGVGI
- a CDS encoding helix-turn-helix domain-containing protein, encoding MDHVPGDSAPHVARPAPDALPDVAPRLRELRRRRGLTLEAAARRAGLSPAHLSRLETGHRQPSLPMLLALARIYGTTVSELLGEVPPERDPVVRGGRSEPVEADGWIYRQAGGAGRALQCLRVHVPYATREDIVRVHPGEEWIHVLEGRVRLALGEAVHVLDPGDSAHFDSLTPHRIGAATRAGAELLFVHTLMQSPAAELCLGDGTPHRR
- a CDS encoding SGNH/GDSL hydrolase family protein, whose translation is MNAFGSYAAIGDSFTEGVGDPGPDGTFVGWADRFAVLLADQLPEHDFRYANLAVRGRLLDQIVVEQVPRAKELAPDLVTFCAGGNDIIRPGTDPDDVAERFERAVADLTSAVGTVMVTTGFDTRDVPLLKHLRGKIATYNGHVRAIADRYGCPVLDLWSLRSVQDRRAWDEDRLHLSPEGHTRVAMRAAQVLGLPVPADPEQPWPPLPARGTLEVRKDDIHWAREYLVPWIGRRLRGESSGDHVAAKRPDLMPL
- a CDS encoding aspartate aminotransferase family protein; the encoded protein is MTGAFDLRALLAERGGERYELHARHLNHQLPRMLHTIGFDKVYERAEGAHFWDADGADYLDMLAGFGVMGLGRHHPVVRKALHDVLDAQLADLTRFDCQPLPGLLAEKLLAHSPHLDRVFFGNSGTEAVETALKFARYATGRTRIVYCSHAFHGLTTGSLSVNGEKGFREGFAPLLPDTAIGLGDLDALERELRRGDVAAFVVEPVQGKGVHEAPPGFLRAAQELLHRHGALLIADEVQTGLGRTGDFYAYQHEEGVEPDLVCVAKALSGGYVPVGATLGKDWIFKKVYSSMDRVLVHSASFGSNAQAMAAGLAVLSVMETEGTVAHVRRIGDLLAGRLRELVPRYELLHEIRGRGLMIGIEFGRPSSLALRSRWTMLQAARKGLFAQMVVVPLLQRHRILTQVSGDHLEVIKLIPPLIIDAADVDRFVTAFTAVMDDAHGGGGLMWDFGKTLVKQAVAQR
- a CDS encoding DUF6126 family protein: MSEKSVPVTGEERGAGKFPKGLVLRLFAYLVAGHLFAGFLYLLFMLGGQNQ
- a CDS encoding tyrosine-protein phosphatase: MTQATTEPELTGVRNFRDVGGLPTVDGRTVRHGRLFRSGHLAHATAEDAAFLAGLGLHTVFDFRNEADRRVEGPDVELPGVRNVNIPLSDPADGKEFWALVRSGDLGQLRELLGDGKAAARMSGSYRKIMVERTAEHSRILHAMAEDSVPALMHCAAGKDRAGLSIAVSLLAVGVERDAIEEDYLKSNAPHRRYKVQRSSTAPDAMSPEVMELLSPLFDARAEYLRAAFETIDATWGSVDAYLTQGLRLSPETRELLRERLLDQA
- a CDS encoding SIMPL domain-containing protein; this translates as MTSRHPTGARTPALALAVGAALGGLLLAGAAPALAAAPGTVAAAAAVRPATQATVTVSGSGRAAAAPDVAVVSVGVEATRKTAKEAMAAQSAAAKALLAALREQGVADRDIRTESLSLSPVYAQSGGGESKVTGYQAGQSFSVKVRDIDRTGQIVSAVSDATGDAGRVNGVVFDVADPTGLRARAREAAHRDAHDKAAQHARLSGHRLGRLVSLTEGESVRPAPGAVPSAPADGGEGVPLAPGEIEEHVSVTAVYELV
- a CDS encoding TetR/AcrR family transcriptional regulator, whose product is MARKRLSVTERREALLRAAVVQIEARGATAVRIADVAAELGVSNALVLYHFETKEQLVAAAFAHAAEEDLARLRTLLGRRTSAVRRLRAAVRWYAPTGQAKGWRLWIESWAAALREPALREVAGSLDQAWKTELASVIAEGAAAGEFTCPDPTAAAWRLTAFLDGLAVQMTSYPGALPRATMLQWADAALARELGLPSVADGRTRGPEGGAGT